CGGCACAGAGTAACATTATAGCAagtcttcaaaaataatttcagtgATTCTTTGAAGCAAGAGGATTAAAATACCGGAGATATACCTAAGAGTACCGTAAGATGTTCAATCATAGGATTAACTAATGAAAAATGACTCTCAACTCTAAATTGTGATTCTAAGTATGATTTcgcaagaaataaaaatgggaAATTTTTCATGGAAATTCTGACAATTTTACTGCCGTAATACGAGAATAGTTTTTGAAcacattttgaatattaaaaatagtgataaaatttaaaaattgttacgaTTATTTTGTTTCCCAAAAATGAAGCAATCTGGTGAGaagtaaaattcaatttgatattatcagcaggtaaaataaaaataaagcaaagaAACATATGTACGTATCGAAAACGTATCTACATCCTTACACGTATAATTGGTAACAGTTTAACGCTGACTTACGTATGTCTTGTTCAAACACATCTGATCTGTCGCTTATACGAAATATCGCACTGATTTTGACGAATTGCCAGCTGAGTCATGCTGGAAAACATCTTAAGAATGTGTGTACAATACTCACCGTACACGGTGTTTCTCGGCTCTCGACATTGTCCCATTAGCATTTTTCATGGAATCTTCAATCTTCGACGAGCGCATACTTCTTTGGTTGTTTCGTTTGATTTCGATTCCTCGTTGATTATACTTTACGAGCACAATTACGACATGTTAATTAACGCAATTAACGAATACTGAATTGTTCGAATCGATCGAAATCACGCGCGTCAAAATCACATTGTCGACAGAAATATACATGACATGCGCTCGCGTTACTTTAACGTCTAATTTGGCGAAATGCTCAAATTGATCGACAAGGAAGATAATGTACAAGGACGCGAAATCGCGAGAATGCTGCCCGAGATActctgaaaattaaaaaaatattgagttagcgcgataaataaaagattaataaaaaaacaataataatatcagtccagtaaaagaaaatatgagtaaagaagaaaatatgagCTTAATAAAGACTAGAATTTgcaattcaatatatatttaaatatcgtatatattttatatttatcgcaatttgCGATTTCTATTTGCAAACAGAAGCTAGAATCGAGCCTTAGAATTACAAACAGAATTTAACTATTATACATTCAATATAGGATGTCACATACAaactaaaatttcttaaaattagttattaaattctaaaacgcgatgttttaaaagatatttaatattctaatgTCTAATTCTCTAATACATTagcacattttatatttattattcagttatatataagtaacCCCGAGCCGGGCCCGAGCGCTTCTTCGGAAGCACCCAGAGTCTTGTAAACTATTTAGCCACTCTTCCCTATTTTTTAATCCCATTTTTCCAGCCATTAGCAGGGAAATGTTCGATagattagaaattttattttaatagtttgTCTCAAATCAATAGTTAAGGGATcctcttataattattaaaaaatcatatcaatcacatattttttttctacaaacgCTAAGCAGCAAAAGAATATTGTACAACTATAGTATGATAGAGATAGAGATGTACTCTAATGTTTTAATGAATCTGtgatatataatcaatagATTGCgtgtcacatatatatatatatatatatatatatatatatatatatatctagatGCATTAATATTCCTAATAATTTAGcaacaataaacttttatatcatgTATTCTTGTAGGATGTTGATACTTATAAGACTTAGTATTAGAGATGATATTGATGCTTGGTTAAagatattgaatttatatcaCATTCAAGATTGGATGATTGTAATGGTAGAAACGTATGATGTAAAGAAGGTCAATAAGCTATTGCCCAGGACTACCGTCTTAGATAAAATACGAAGTGACTTCGCTACCAAGAATTGCGACAGGTAAATAtgtctttttacatttaatcttgcaatataataaggaatttatttatttgacacTGATTATTTTATGGTATATCTTTCTATATATCGCATTATatgcctttttttctttttagttaGGAAGCTTAGGAAAATTGTGCGGCCTAATGCCGGGAAGTGAACCGACTAGTGAACAGTTGCACACAGTTGTGTATCTTATAGCAGGTATAGAAGATTCGAAGCCACAGGTAGAAGGAAAGTTAACTCCTACAGATAAGTTAAAAAAGGCACTATCATCCAAAGAAGCGTTCAAGAAACAGTATCTGGAGCATGCAGAATTAGCTATGGGCACATACAAGCATGTCGGCCGTATTCGATCAGCCAGATTAATCGGGAAAGAATTGGCACGATTCTACAGCGAACTCGGAGAAAATCAGAAAACGGTCGCGTTTTTATCTGACGCTTTGAAAACTTATATGGACGAAGGATGGAATCACTTGACTGTGCAAACGCAGTTGGAGCTAGCCGAGTGTTACAAACGAATGGACGACGTCGAGAAATATACTAAAGTGTGCGCGACAGTAGCTAGCGCAAGTCTTTTGCATATAACTGTACGCAATACATATTTGGAAGAAATGTTAGGATATATGAAAATGATCTCTTCACCTCAACCATTACTCGCGGAACTCGGATGTGCTTTTACAATACTCAATATGAAAGCTAAAGTAATGGATAAGATAGTACAAGACTGTGTAGTTAACGTTGAAATCAGTGTACAGAGTTTGTTTCCTCGGGAAGTAAGATGTACTAGCGCTGCTATTTCTGTAGAGGAGATACAACAGCCATCCATatctaataagaaaaaaggACTAAAATCATCTGTTGAGCCTCTAGTACAATTGTaggtattaataaataaaattgtaattatttttatttataaaaatatgtatatatataatttttaatactatggcaaaaagaataaattgtaaaaaagaacttatattatttatattggtattctaatatcatatatttacaatagtGCTCATTGTATATCTTCTATTTTCTTGTGTTGAATTTTTGTtcagttttgttttatttcaggTTGTCAAAGTGCACATTAGAAGATATGAAACTACTTGATCTCAGTTTATTACGTTTGCAAGTATATTCTTATTTGGATTACAAGGAAGATAGGAGTCTTGGTGCTGCtagtgttattaataaatatatgaaaccGCTCGTGAGACGTTCAGACAGTGCGAAGCATAGAAAACCTTCAATCAATACAAAGGATGATTTTAGCAAAGCGCTCTCCTGTGATGAATTCGTTATGAAACCCGGTATAAATACATTTGTCTTAACAAGGCGAGTAAATCAACCGGGTTTATACAAAGTTAGCCAATTATCATTggtgataaaagaaaaattaaagtttttatcgTTCATACTGAATCCACGATTATGTTACGAAGTAGCAAAGACGCAGCCAACGATATCCGTAAATTGTGGCAGAGATTTACTGGCAGGTCTTATTCAAGATATTGAATTAGTTATTTCGAGCGAAAGTACAAAGATAACCGAAAAAATGAAGTTAAAATTACGCACATCACGCGGATTGACAGTGCAATCACAAAGTGTTGAAAAAGTAATGGTGAAGGAGTTAGAGATACCACTGCCAACGTGCGAACCATTTCAAACCATAAGAGTGCAGTTAAAGATCTTAGCTGAATTACCATCAAAGAAAGATGCTTCATCTATGGAACATAAAGTATTTAAcacttgtaattttattattctatttctcgcacaatgaatattataacttaactttttttttttagttgaaTATACAATGTCTATGGGGTTCGGAAGAAAGCATATCGTTGCATTTTGGTCCACCATTGATGTCAAGTATGAAACTTCATACAgcaaaacaaagaaaattcattaaaattgtcGTGACTGGCTTGACAAGTCAACTTCTACAATTAACTGAACCTGAATTAATGACAATTTCGTCAATAGACGTTaactttaaaagtttaaatccTGTCGCGGGTCAAAAATTAGTGATAGGCAATGGAATGAACGTTTCTTTTATGTGGGAACTTGAGATCGGAAAAGATGATAAATCCACGATACCAATAAAGACTGACTttcgtgtaaaatatatatcagtcAATGATActgaagaattaaataatacacatgTTGACGATGATCcactacatatacataatctAGAGAGAATTGAGAAAGCATGTAGTGTTTACAGATGCAACTTTGATATTACAGATTATGTGGTAAGAACAactattcattattaattgatatattatgtatatatatatatatatatatatatatatatatatatatatatatagtttttaacaACATgtcacaaatttttaaaagaaatcattaAAGCCGTTTTTAAAATTCCACTACCAGTATACTGAACTGCTTCCCTTCATTAccaataaatttgttattattaatagatattttttaataattttttaaaaataatgattctatattcttttttaataaaggaaTAATCACGTGGCAAAGTTTTAAATacaagtttatttaaatatttaatgtaaaaaaaatcaatttttttgcttgTCAAGATTGTGTTTTGCacagatatcttttttttggcTTTACGGattgaaaaatctttctcCAAAGTTGAAGCATATTCGGAAATAAAGGCCACACCACGCGATTTTATaccgagaataaaaataattttaggaaCTACATATAACAATGCGTCAACTTGCGAAAACATTtgcttatataaaaattctacaatgtattgttacaaaaaaCTGTGGCGTGGCCAGCGGATTACATCTAAAAATACGATACTGTTGTCAGAATTAGGTTTAGActctaaacaaaaaagttatctgTGAAAAATGATTATTGCAAACGTGCACTAGCAATGATGACATGGAAgagcagtattgcgtgtagcgaaaaatggcgcagcaatcgaac
The window above is part of the Temnothorax longispinosus isolate EJ_2023e chromosome 8, Tlon_JGU_v1, whole genome shotgun sequence genome. Proteins encoded here:
- the LOC139817789 gene encoding trafficking protein particle complex subunit 10-like, which translates into the protein MPGSEPTSEQLHTVVYLIAGIEDSKPQVEGKLTPTDKLKKALSSKEAFKKQYLEHAELAMGTYKHVGRIRSARLIGKELARFYSELGENQKTVAFLSDALKTYMDEGWNHLTVQTQLELAECYKRMDDVEKYTKVCATVASASLLHITVRNTYLEEMLGYMKMISSPQPLLAELGCAFTILNMKAKVMDKIVQDCVVNVEISVQSLFPREVRCTSAAISVEEIQQPSISNKKKGLKSSVEPLVQLLSKCTLEDMKLLDLSLLRLQVYSYLDYKEDRSLGAASVINKYMKPLVRRSDSAKHRKPSINTKDDFSKALSCDEFVMKPGINTFVLTRRVNQPGLYKVSQLSLVIKEKLKFLSFILNPRLCYEVAKTQPTISVNCGRDLLAGLIQDIELVISSESTKITEKMKLKLRTSRGLTVQSQSVEKVMVKELEIPLPTCEPFQTIRVQLKILAELPSKKDASSMEHKLNIQCLWGSEESISLHFGPPLMSNVNFKSLNPVAGQKLVIGNGMNVSFMWELEIGKDDKSTIPIKTDFRIMW